From the Acidobacteriota bacterium genome, one window contains:
- a CDS encoding undecaprenyl/decaprenyl-phosphate alpha-N-acetylglucosaminyl 1-phosphate transferase, with protein MIYLYLLAGVLMALAITSAFLPLIRRLALAVRAVDYPGGRRLQAEGIPRLGGVAVIAGMLTAQAVLVVLLWNHWTTHLTPLELVAIPLAVGIVFACGLIEDTVGLSPLFRIALQAIAAVVVIRAGWCINPSSLPFLGPEFETPCWILTLLWIVGVTNAVNLLDGLDGLAGGVTAIIATGLGIFALGTGNIVAAVAMSTMVGACLGFLRKNWSPAQIYLGDSGSLTLGFLLAIVSVHASLKISAVAAILFPILALGLPVFDTLLVMVFRFRKKIRTPMLRRVASVFRADRSHLHHLMLRLGLNRSRIVVGIYAVTVTFCALALIAATYRNMALGIAFMLFELAVVFAIRHLGLHAEVLSAPINKRKKLKALLFGEQHGN; from the coding sequence ATGATCTACCTCTATCTCCTTGCCGGCGTGCTCATGGCGCTGGCGATCACCAGCGCCTTTCTCCCCCTGATCCGCAGGCTGGCCCTGGCCGTCCGGGCCGTCGATTACCCGGGGGGAAGGCGGCTGCAGGCCGAGGGGATCCCCCGCCTCGGGGGGGTGGCCGTCATCGCCGGGATGCTCACGGCCCAGGCGGTCCTGGTGGTCCTCCTATGGAACCACTGGACCACCCACCTGACGCCGCTCGAGCTGGTGGCGATCCCCCTGGCCGTCGGCATCGTCTTCGCCTGCGGCCTCATCGAAGACACCGTCGGCCTCTCCCCGCTGTTCCGGATCGCGCTCCAGGCGATCGCGGCGGTGGTGGTGATCCGGGCCGGCTGGTGCATCAACCCTTCGAGCCTCCCCTTCCTCGGACCCGAATTCGAGACCCCCTGCTGGATCCTGACCCTGCTCTGGATCGTGGGGGTGACCAACGCCGTGAACCTGCTCGACGGGCTCGACGGGCTCGCCGGCGGGGTGACGGCCATCATCGCCACCGGGCTCGGGATCTTCGCCCTGGGCACGGGCAACATCGTCGCGGCCGTCGCGATGAGTACCATGGTGGGCGCCTGCCTCGGCTTTTTGCGCAAGAACTGGTCGCCGGCGCAGATCTACCTCGGCGACTCCGGGTCTCTCACCCTCGGGTTCCTGCTCGCGATCGTGAGCGTGCACGCCTCGCTGAAGATCTCGGCCGTCGCCGCCATCCTCTTCCCGATCCTCGCGCTGGGGCTGCCGGTGTTCGACACCCTGCTGGTGATGGTGTTCCGCTTCCGGAAGAAGATCCGGACCCCGATGCTGCGGCGGGTGGCTTCCGTGTTCCGCGCCGACCGCAGCCACCTGCACCACCTGATGCTGCGCCTGGGACTCAACCGCTCCCGCATCGTCGTCGGCATCTACGCCGTGACCGTCACCTTCTGCGCGCTGGCCCTCATCGCGGCCACCTACCGCAACATGGCCCTGGGGATCGCCTTCATGCTGTTCGAACTGGCCGTGGTCTTCGCCATCCGCCACCTCGGCCTTCACGCCGAGGTCCTGTCGGCCCCCATCAACAAACGTAAAAAGTTGAAAGCGCTCCTGTTCGGGGAGCAGCACGGGAATTGA
- a CDS encoding polysaccharide biosynthesis tyrosine autokinase — protein sequence MSEENNGNQNRRGDRPPAGALVPAGTIPMPPGPFDPYAYPPEYMMAAEEGKHLREYWLILVRRKWAALAVLAAALAVAVAYVWYKTPLYLAATQIELESQAENILPYDQILGGGGSNYDEYVETQIKHITSRTLAARVVETLGLDRDDLPDPFIEPKSTGMLTRWLSMGSHYAPAAPGAAGAWSPEEKKQAAIDKLLRNLTVTPERNTRVVELSYLSRDPERAARIVNTICAEYIQYNFQAKFDATTRATDFLQKQLVDLKVKVEKSDNELIDYARKHSIVSLGEKQDVITQALGDINAKLTEARALRMAKESVYRTIAQTTPDDFPQALRTPLIEKIEAALLNDEQELARLSAQLGPAMPQVRQLESRVRRAREQLRHERGLAIANARAEYETALDTENRLARAFDGQKKLADQMSEAGIHYNILKREAETNKELYDGLLQRMKEAGVAAGLKSSNIRIVDRAETPKLPHAPNIPRTLALALLLGGMGGVGLAFFLDYLDNSLKTPEEIEERVGLPSLGLIPSLQSARGGYGRLRKGRRSEALAAQGVELAALTAGSSLIAEAYRGVRTALLLSTPGTPPKIIMVTSSKAGEGKTTTTCNIALSLAQTGKKVLVVDCDMRRPRIHKIFNTQGSSGLSEYLTGQVDLVDVVEESQVPGLFVVHAGTTPPNPGELLGSQRMQDALEGAADTFDFIFLDTPPLMSVTDPLIVAPLSDGVILVSKGGENPPEILRRARKNLEMVHARILGVVCNSVDLRATAYSHYYHQYYDYHSYVNDNPSAKAS from the coding sequence ATGTCTGAAGAAAACAATGGCAACCAGAACCGCCGCGGCGACCGGCCGCCTGCCGGGGCCCTCGTCCCGGCGGGCACGATCCCGATGCCGCCCGGCCCCTTCGACCCCTACGCCTACCCTCCCGAGTACATGATGGCGGCGGAGGAGGGGAAGCACCTGCGCGAATACTGGCTCATCCTGGTCCGGCGCAAGTGGGCGGCGCTCGCGGTGCTGGCCGCCGCCCTGGCCGTGGCGGTCGCCTACGTCTGGTACAAGACCCCGCTCTACCTGGCCGCAACCCAGATCGAGCTCGAGTCGCAGGCGGAGAACATCCTCCCCTACGACCAGATCCTGGGCGGGGGGGGCTCCAACTACGACGAGTACGTGGAGACCCAGATCAAACACATCACCAGCCGCACCCTGGCCGCCCGGGTGGTGGAAACCCTCGGCCTCGACCGGGACGACCTCCCCGACCCCTTCATCGAACCGAAAAGCACCGGGATGCTGACCCGCTGGCTGTCGATGGGGAGTCATTACGCCCCCGCCGCACCCGGAGCGGCCGGCGCCTGGAGCCCGGAGGAGAAAAAGCAGGCGGCGATCGACAAGCTGCTCCGCAACCTGACCGTGACCCCGGAGCGGAACACGCGCGTGGTCGAGCTGAGCTACCTCTCGCGCGACCCGGAGCGGGCCGCCCGCATCGTCAACACCATCTGCGCCGAGTACATCCAGTACAACTTCCAGGCAAAGTTCGACGCGACCACCCGCGCGACCGATTTCCTGCAGAAGCAGCTGGTGGACCTCAAGGTAAAGGTCGAGAAGAGCGACAACGAGCTGATCGACTACGCCCGCAAGCACAGCATCGTGAGCCTCGGCGAGAAGCAGGACGTGATCACCCAGGCGCTCGGGGACATTAACGCCAAGCTGACCGAGGCGCGCGCGCTCCGGATGGCCAAGGAATCGGTCTACCGGACGATCGCGCAGACCACGCCGGACGATTTCCCCCAGGCGTTGCGCACCCCCCTGATCGAAAAAATAGAAGCCGCCCTCCTCAACGACGAGCAGGAGCTGGCCCGCCTTTCGGCCCAGCTCGGTCCCGCCATGCCGCAGGTCAGGCAGCTCGAGTCGCGCGTCCGCCGGGCCCGGGAGCAGCTCCGCCACGAGCGCGGCCTGGCGATCGCCAACGCGCGCGCGGAGTACGAGACCGCCCTGGACACCGAAAACCGCCTCGCCCGGGCGTTCGACGGCCAGAAGAAGCTGGCGGACCAGATGAGCGAGGCGGGCATCCACTACAACATCCTCAAGCGGGAGGCGGAAACCAACAAGGAGCTCTACGACGGGCTGCTGCAGCGCATGAAGGAAGCGGGAGTGGCCGCCGGGCTGAAATCGAGCAACATCCGGATCGTGGACCGGGCCGAGACCCCCAAGCTCCCCCACGCCCCGAACATCCCCCGGACGCTGGCGCTCGCGCTGCTCCTGGGGGGGATGGGAGGGGTGGGGCTCGCCTTCTTCCTCGACTACCTCGACAACAGCCTGAAGACGCCCGAAGAGATCGAAGAGCGGGTGGGCCTCCCCTCCCTCGGCCTGATCCCGAGCCTGCAGTCGGCGCGCGGGGGGTACGGCCGGCTGCGCAAGGGGCGCCGCTCCGAGGCGCTCGCGGCGCAGGGGGTGGAGCTGGCGGCCCTCACCGCCGGCAGCAGCCTGATCGCCGAAGCCTACCGCGGGGTGCGTACGGCGCTCCTTTTGTCCACCCCGGGGACCCCCCCGAAGATCATCATGGTCACCTCCTCCAAGGCGGGGGAGGGGAAGACGACCACCACCTGCAACATCGCCCTCAGCCTCGCGCAGACGGGCAAAAAGGTACTGGTGGTGGACTGCGACATGCGCCGGCCCCGCATCCACAAGATCTTCAATACCCAAGGAAGCTCGGGCCTGAGCGAATACCTGACCGGCCAGGTGGACCTCGTCGACGTCGTGGAAGAAAGCCAGGTGCCCGGCCTCTTCGTGGTCCACGCGGGGACGACGCCGCCCAACCCGGGGGAACTCCTCGGTTCGCAGCGGATGCAGGACGCCCTGGAGGGGGCGGCCGACACCTTCGACTTCATCTTCCTCGACACCCCGCCGCTGATGTCCGTGACCGACCCGCTGATCGTGGCCCCGCTGAGCGACGGCGTGATCCTGGTCTCCAAGGGGGGCGAAAACCCGCCCGAGATCCTGCGGCGGGCCAGGAAGAACCTGGAGATGGTGCACGCCCGGATCCTCGGCGTCGTCTGCAACAGCGTCGACCTGCGTGCCACGGCCTACAGCCACTACTACCACCAGTATTACGATTACCATTCGTACGTGAACGACAACCCGTCGGCCAAAGCCTCCTGA